One region of Drosophila kikkawai strain 14028-0561.14 chromosome 2R, DkikHiC1v2, whole genome shotgun sequence genomic DNA includes:
- the BoYb gene encoding putative ATP-dependent RNA helicase BoYb gives MGNTYDWACIAEKIDKIIMEEDYEVGGIIRADPIRPLVAPNCSELVVAHAKIALRQVRYFSEVSLLPHILETMQKLGLSRLLRLQSYSWPHLLAGNGHGVLIVSAPRSGRTFGYIPPLCDLVCRALTEGTRLRGCANWYPDREGALAVILVPNVERVRQVSALCHALLRKAANEELFTLTLTVDALKKVELIHRLLNGVGCLVVTPAQLVGIQEEAPGLLRFPRLQIVAFDDVDLMPPDQVQKAEQVLQEIIPRGHYPQLVMVSRSYNHRIMAKLTAANSHPALIFGDILEAAVYGGTRIRIAFCNSESKVNEVFQALQQRPPKKYRTVVYCTDDLDMRRLVVALEKRSHACLPYYQNADLEVREQVHRWMGESRDVILLCTDDCPELIIRHAHTLIHYGMSSTWGKFKMRHLVISGNLKNRLAPAQPESEDVPLHSLVLLDHENQRQLPRLVDFLRQHQKVDAGLVELVAKIRQEMQKEKGNQNALCRQIMVKGSCIDPACDERHQVTDLDQCHASVPVSGDVKVKLVRVYSPTHFCVYLEEHLPPQGSWQPLPNLAVQQMRIQSLQSTKPLRFWPPVPGVICMHHSVINERIRVLQVPPIKNANLVKKDLLVLVQAIDTDTRIFTTKSGKLYKCPADLQELPPMAIDMRLLGFVPYSEEGDWSEKDRRDFETRLKHLPKNNFLQAHIQFATANTLFVRNLVAMTYASSLKMHVRNLSLTHTLMADKLIKRCDEAENKILAFFMAGVEHGKREIREEEFQKELQLEDELQMEQEEDRKENVSPNKASTAALIQTKENQLEKKQEQHIASPMSQDPPELPSETDIIAQLYECFIRCSVQQQQESEQNPVPVSSSTATFLNNVMIGGAVKTPDKPKKQKKPKAMKDAPAPACKNLCQQMQVQLPPNVIRLTTGYYQTQTSLQLEVLLPEEVHEYAALMEKGQIFFWATCQSSELKHQFVLTLSFPYISLSHRMRGRTVYISVQKAMTAVDPLHFSAYPFMKPNHDMFAEFEDQQNMQVTNINPYVKGLACVKQNVQSQEENPSYEKYSDGAEHPRIQRKLCED, from the coding sequence ATGGGAAATACATATGATTGGGCTTGTATTGCAGAGAAGATTGATAAGATAATCATGGAAGAAGACTACGAAGTGGGCGGCATTATCCGCGCAGACCCCATTCGCCCCCTAGTGGCCCCCAACTGCTCGGAATTAGTGGTGGCGCATGCAAAGATTGCCCTGCGTCAAGTTCGATATTTCTCCGAGGTGTCCCTGCTGCCGCACATCCTGGAAACGATGCAGAAACTGGGCTTGTCGCGCCTGCTGCGCCTCCAAAGCTACTCGTGGCCCCACTTGCTCGCCGGGAATGGACACGGAGTTCTGATTGTTAGTGCTCCGCGTAGCGGTCGCACTTTCGGCTACATTCCGCCGCTCTGCGACCTAGTGTGTCGCGCCCTAACGGAAGGCACGCGCCTGCGCGGCTGTGCAAATTGGTATCCGGACCGGGAGGGTGCGCTGGCCGTGATCTTGGTGCCGAATGTGGAGCGTGTGCGCCAAGTGAGCGCTCTCTGCCACGCCCTCCTACGGAAGGCGGCTAACGAGGAGTTGTTCACCCTCACCCTGACCGTAGACGCTTTAAAGAAGGTGGAGCTTATCCATCGCCTGCTAAACGGCGTTGGATGCCTGGTGGTCACGCCCGCCCAGTTAGTGGGGATACAGGAGGAGGCGCCGGGTCTGCTCCGCTTTCCTCGGCTCCAAATCGTGGCTTTCGACGATGTAGACCTGATGCCGCCCGACCAGGTGCAGAAGGCGGAACAGGTTTTACAAGAGATAATTCCCCGGGGGCACTATCCGCAGCTGGTGATGGTCTCGCGGTCGTACAATCACCGGATAATGGCCAAGCTGACGGCGGCGAACAGCCACCCGGCGCTCATATTCGGCGACATTCTGGAGGCAGCTGTGTACGGCGGAACGCGCATCAGAATCGCCTTCTGTAATTCGGAGAGCAAGGTTAACGAGGTGTTCCAGGCACTGCAGCAGCGTCCGCCCAAGAAATACCGCACGGTGGTTTACTGCACCGACGACCTAGACATGCGTCGCCTGGTGGTGGCTCTGGAGAAACGCAGTCACGCCTGTCTGCCCTACTACCAGAACGCAGACCTGGAGGTGCGCGAGCAGGTGCATCGCTGGATGGGTGAGAGTCGGGACGTCATCCTGTTGTGCACGGACGACTGCCCGGAGCTGATCATCCGGCATGCGCACACGCTGATCCACTACGGCATGAGCAGCACCTGGGGCAAGTTCAAGATGCGACACCTCGTCATATCCGGGAATCTAAAAAACAGACTGGCTCCGGCACAGCCCGAATCGGAGGATGTGCCACTGCATTCTCTGGTGCTGCTGGACCACGAAAATCAAAGGCAACTGCCGCGTCTCGTGGATTTCCTGCGGCAGCACCAGAAAGTGGATGCCGGCCTGGTGGAGCTGGTTGCGAAGATACGGCAGGAGATGCAGAAGGAGAAAGGCAATCAGAACGCTTTGTGCCGCCAGATCATGGTGAAGGGCAGCTGCATCGATCCTGCATGCGACGAACGTCACCAGGTGACAGATTTGGACCAATGTCATGCATCTGTTCCCGTATCAGGAGACGTGAAGGTGAAGTTGGTGAGGGTCTATTCGCCGACGCATTTTTGTGTTTATCTAGAGGAGCACCTACCGCCACAGGGCTCCTGGCAACCGTTGCCCAACCTGGCGGTTCAGCAGATGCGCATCCAGTCGCTCCAGAGCACCAAGCCGCTCCGTTTTTGGCCTCCAGTTCCCGGGGTCATCTGCATGCACCACAGTGTCATCAACGAACGAATCCGGGTGCTCCAGGTGCCCCCCATTAAGAACGCGAATCTGGTGAAGAAAGATCTGCTAGTGCTGGTGCAAGCCATCGACACGGACACTCGCATCTTTACCACCAAGAGCGGCAAACTGTACAAGTGCCCGGCGGACCTTCAGGAGTTGCCGCCCATGGCAATAGACATGCGTCTGCTGGGTTTCGTGCCCTACTCCGAGGAAGGCGACTGGTCGGAGAAAGATCGCCGCGACTTCGAGACTAGGTTGAAGCACTTGCCCAAGAATAACTTCCTGCAGGCCCACATTCAGTTCGCCACCGCAAACACCTTGTTCGTTCGGAATCTGGTGGCCATGACATATGCCTCCAGCCTGAAGATGCACGTGCGCAACCTAAGCCTTACCCATACACTAATGGCTGACAAATTGATCAAGAGATGTGATGAGGCGGAGAACAAGATACTGGCCTTCTTCATGGCAGGAGTAGAACATGGCAAGCGGGAAATTAGGGAGGAAGAATTTCAGAAAGAATTGCAGCTTGAAGACGAACTGCAGATGGAACAGGAGGAGGACCGAAAGGAGAATGTGTCGCCCAATAAGGCTTCTACAGCAGCTTTAATCCAGACCAAGGAGAACCAGCTGGAGAAGAAACAGGAGCAGCATATAGCATCCCCCATGTCCCAAGATCCTCCTGAGCTACCCTCCGAAACAGACATCATAGCCCAACTGTACGAATGCTTTATAAGATGTTCtgtgcagcaacagcaggagtCTGAGCAGAATCCAGTCCCAGTTTCATCCTCTACCGCCACATTTCTAAATAATGTGATGATTGGTGGGGCAGTAAAAACTCCTGACAAACCAAAGAAGCAGAAAAAGCCAAAGGCAATGAAGGATGCACCAGCACCAGCTTGTAAGAATCTTTGCCAGCAGATGCAGGTTCAACTTCCTCCAAACGTGATCCGACTGACGACCGGTTACTATCAGACCCAAACTTCCTTGCAGCTGGAAGTTCTACTGCCCGAAGAGGTCCACGAGTATGCAGCCTTGATGGAGAAAGGACAAATCTTCTTCTGGGCCACTTGCCAGTCCTCAGAACTCAAGCATCAATTCGTCCTGACCCTGAGCTTTCCATACATTTCCCTAAGCCACCGCATGCGTGGCCGCACCGTTTACATTAGTGTCCAAAAGGCAATGACTGCCGTCGATCCGCTGCACTTTAGCGCCTACCCATTCATGAAGCCCAATCACGATATGTTTGCCGAGTTCGAGGACCAACAAAATATGCAAGTGACAAATATCAACCCATATGTAAAGGGACTGGCTTGTGTAAAGCAGAATGTGCAGAGCCAGGAGGAGAATCCAAGCTATGAAAAGTATTCTGACGGGGCTGAGCATCCTCGCATTCAGCGTAAATTATGCGAGGACTAG
- the Rtf1 gene encoding RNA polymerase-associated protein Rtf1, translating to MGKRRTQSLLDSNSSDSDSESDTNLESDLMSLAKKRKKPQATAKASSRSDSDSDWANNKAGAPSSKKKKRQKKASRDSSSSESNWDDDSQDEEEQRPQPQQQQQNPPAQAEVKAPVEQPQAAQLSEQEEGEVSDSDSDKSKSNSSSSGSDSSSSSSSSSDSEFDDGFDDDLMGDEEDRKRLNGLSEKERETEIYKRIEQREIMRTRWEIERKLKLARRGEKNQEKSKTKGERAKKKKEKREKKAKKAREAQPPSQPQASTSALSEAEPKTSVEVRSASPLSSPTHNREMASTSAAVASILQEDQGAAAGVADYFDHKERSKERKKNVEANKTDDKRSNAMALLKAKREGKAKREEEEAKRMAERDRDEDKEELESVSGCKSAVKLKASEIYSDDSGSSDWDEEEKPTGKRSRSNSSKASSESEDDEKAPKSPVFITTREDLNKLRLSRYKMERFVNLPIFESTVLNCFVRISIGNNGQKPVYRVAEIVGVVETGKIYSLGTTRTNRGLRLKHGTQERVFRLEFISNQEFTENEFNKWHEVCQQSHVQMPTIDLIAIKQADIKKALNYEFKDEDVDKIVEEKNRFRNRPTNYAMKKTCLMKERDAAMLRGDYDIAQDLGTQIDELESRASELDKRRSHTLNLISYINDRNRKKNVQDAEKAIMEEARANKGQKISDPFTRRITQPRMGFKGTKKDDEDMLQAPLPPPPPGKKRPSEAGPSSANARPTDSKDYSLYSLHDFDIDLDVPLPVSTNAVPKPANKPAETVSKRSLNLEDYKKKRGLI from the exons ATGGGCAAACGGCGGACACAATCCCTGCTTGACTCGAACTCCAGCGACAGCGACTCGGAGTCGGACACCAATCTGGAATCG GACCTCATGTCGCTGGCCAAGAAGCGGAAGAAGCCACAGGCCACGGCCAAGGCGAGCTCGCGCTCCGACTCAGACTCCGACTGGGCCAACAACAAGGCTGGCGCTCCGTCatccaagaagaagaagcgccAGAAGAAGGCTAGTCGAGACTCTAGCTCTTCGGAGTCCAACTGGGACGATGACAGCCAGGATGAGGAAGAGCAGCGGCCGCAgccgcaacagcaacagcagaatCCACCTGCTCAGGCCGAGGTGAAGGCGCCCGTGGAGCAACCGCAGGCGGCACAGCTTAGCGAACAGGAGGAGGGCGAGGTGTCCGACAGCGATTCCGACAAGTCTAAATCCaattcctcctcctccggctccGACTCGTCCAGCTCCTCGTCCTCCAGCTCAGATTCCGAGTTCGACGATGGCTTCGATGACGACCTCATGGGCGACGAGGAGGACCGGAAGCGACTCAACGGCCTGTCAGAAAAGGAGCGCGAAACAGAGATCTACAAGCGCATTGAGCAGCGCGAGATCATGCGCACTCGGTGGGAAATCGAACGCAAGCTAAAGCTAGCCAGGCGGGGCGAGAAAAACCAGGAGAAGTCCAAGACAAAGGGCGAGCGggccaagaagaagaaggagaagCGCGAGAAAAAGGCGAAGAAGGCCAGAGAAGCGCAGCCTCCCTCACAGCCTCAGGCCTCCACATCTGCGCTGTCAGAGGCAGAACCCAAGACTAGCGTCGAGGTGAGGTCCGCGAGTCCGCTATCCTCGCCAACCCACAACCGAGAGATGGCATCCACCTCGGCGGCAGTGGCTAGCATTCTGCAAGAGGATCAGGGAGCTGCTGCCGGAGTGGCCGATTACTTTGATCACAAGGAGCGGTCCAAGGAGCGAAAGAAGAACGTTGAAGCCAACAAGACGGACGATAAGAGGAGCAATGCCATGGCCTTGCTGAAGGCCAAGCGTGAGGGCAAAGCCAAGAGGG AGGAAGAGGAAGCCAAGCGTATGGCTGAAAGGGATCGGGATGAGGACAAGGAGGAGCTGGAAAGCGTCTCTGGCTGCAAATCAGCCGTTAAGCTGAAAGCCTCTGAGATCTACTCCGACGACTCGGGCAGCAGTGATTGGGATGAGGAGGAGAAGCCCACCGGTAAACGGTCAAGATCCAACAGTAGCAAAGCCTCGAGCGAATCTGAGGATGACGAGAAGGCCCCCAAGAGTCCCGTGTTTATAACCACCCGCGAGGATCTGAACAAGCTGCGCCTTTCGCGCTACAAAATGGAGCGTTTTGTGAACTTGCCCATCTTCGAGAGCACCGTGCTCAACTGCTTTGTGCGGATCAGCATTGGGAACAATGGCCAGAAGCCTGTGTACCGCGTGGCCGAAATTGTGGGCGTCGTGGAGACGGGTAAGATCTACAGCCTGGGGACCACACGCACCAATCGCGGACTGCGACTCAAGCATGGAACACAGGAGAGGGTGTTTCGACTGGAATTCATCTCGAACCAGGAGTTCACCGAGAACGAGTTTAACAAGTGGCACGAGGTGTGCCAGCAGTCGCATGTCCAAATGCCCACCATCGACCTCATTGCGATCAAGCAGGCGGACATCAAGAAAGCGCTGAACTACGAGTTCAAGGACGAGGACGTGGACAAGATTGTGGAGGAAAAGAATCGCTTCCGCAACCGGCCCACGAATTACGCTATGAAGAAGACGTGCCTGATGAAGGAGCGCGATGCGGCCATGCTAAGAGGTGACTACGATATTGCCCAGGATCTGGGCACGCAGATCGATGAGCTGGAGAGCCGGGCCTCCGAGTTGGACAAGCGGAGATCGCATACGCTGAACCTCATCTCCTACATCAACGATCGCAACCGAAAAAAGAACGTGCAGGATGCCGAGAAAGCGATTATGGAGGAGGCGCGGGCCAACAAGGGCCAGAAGATTTCGGACCCCTTCACGCGACGAATCACTCAGCCACGCATGGGCTTCAAGGGTACCAAGAAGGACGACGAGGACATGCTGCAGGCGCcgctgccaccgccaccgccgggAAAAAAGCGGCCCAGCGAGGCAGGCCCGTCGAGTGCCAATGCCAGGCCGACAGACTCCAAGGACTACAGCCTTTACTCACTGCATGACTTTGACATCGACTTGGATGTGCCGCTGCCGG TAAGTACGAATGCAGTGCCAAAGCCGGCCAATAAACCAGCGGAGACCGTCTCGAAGCGGTCCCTGAACCTGGAGGACTACAAGAAGAAGCGCGGCCTTATCTAG
- the wrapper gene encoding opioid-binding protein/cell adhesion molecule homolog, translating into MLASKCSVLWCLFVGLILGGVQAALDFNNDLDNSQKFKSIPTTVKTYENDTVQLPCTLNTPFRYVRWHRDDVALVDSRHPEIPKLDRIMLWPNGSLQVSNVQSSDTGDYYCEMNSDSGHVVQQHAIEVQLAPRVLIEPSELTEQRIGATIEVVCEAQGVPQPVITWRLNGKDLLPQSNSGNRQSLVLDIKSRNQAGLIECLANNGVGEVAVASVYLHVLFAPEVSQPQPVVYTKLGARAHLECIVEAAPAATVKWFHHGLPVTLGAHSTSHESELQGNRSLDHYVNAVRHLLVVKSVRNADMGQYECRATNQIAGKSGNVELTGRPMPCLFKINPGIQSSTSHVLVWQTESLLPIMEFKLKFRQIPSNNATRQIRTNWTELTIPAQATNGLIYITTYTLHGLQPASLYEVSVLARNSFGWSDNSKIVRFATGGEVELPNYSTESELQEDLADEDFHNEITQRSEILTASMMFNSGSISCNGITALIYFTCLIKLVLLLS; encoded by the exons ATGTTAGCCAGCAAGTGCTCTGTGTTGTGGTGTTTATTTGTGGGCCTGATCCTTGGAGGCGTTCAGGCCGCCTTGGATTTTAACAATGATCTCGACAATAGCCAAAAGTTCAAGAGCATACCGACCACAGTGAAAACCTACGAAAATGACACGGTCCAGCTGCCATGCACCTTAAATA CACCCTTTCGATATGTCCGCTGGCATCGTGACGATGTTGCCCTGGTGGACTCCAGGCACCCGGAGATCCCTAAGCTGGATCGCATAATGCTTTGGCCCAACGGAAGCTTGCAGGTGTCGAATGTGCAATCCAGCGACACCGGCGACTATTACTGCGAAATGAACTCGGACTCCGGGCATGTGGTGCAGCAGCATGCCATCGAGGTGCAGCTGGCTCCACGGGTATTAATAGAACCCTCAGAGCTTACGGAACAGCGGATTGGAGCCACCATTGAGGTGGTGTGTGAGGCCCAAGGAGTTCCCCAGCCGGTGATTACCTGGCGGTTGAACGGCAAAGACCTGCTTCCGCAAAGCAACTCAGGCAACCGGCAGAGTCTGGTGTTGGACATCAAGTCAAGGAATCAGGCGGGACTGATCGAGTGCCTGGCCAACAATGGAGTGGGTGAGGTGGCGGTGGCCAGTGTTTATCTACATGTGTTGT TTGCCCCCGAGGTAAGTCAGCCCCAGCCGGTGGTGTACACCAAATTGGGCGCTCGTGCCCATCTTGAGTGCATCGTAGAGGCGGCTCCGGCAGCTACAGTCAAGTGGTTCCACCATGGACTACCTGTGACCCTGGGAGCCCACTCCACCAGTCACGAGTCGGAGCTGCAGGGGAATCGCTCGCTGGATCACTATGTGAATGCGGTGAGACACCTGCTGGTGGTAAAGAGCGTTCGAAATGCGGATATGGGCCAGTACGAGTGCCGGGCCACCAATCAGATTGCGGGAAAGAGTGGCAACGTAGAGCTGACCGGCCGCCCAATGCCCTGCCTCTTCAAGATCAACCCCGGCATCCAGAGCTCCACATCCCATGTGCTCGTCTGGCAGACGGAGAGCCTGTTGCCCATCATGGAGTTTAAGCTGAAATTCCGTCAGATACCCTCCAACAATGCCACCCGGCAGATACGCACCAACTGGACGGAGCTCACGATTCCGGCTCAGGCTACCAACG GCCTTATCTACATAACCACTTATACCCTACATGGCCTGCAGCCCGCCAGTCTCTACGAAGTTTCCGTGTTGGCCAGAAATAGTTTTGGTTGGAGTGACAACAGCAAGATCGTTCGATTCGCCACAGGTGGAGAGG TCGAACTACCCAATTATTCCACGGAATCGGAGCTGCAGGAAGACCTAGCCGACGAGGATTTTCACAACGAAATCACCCAGAGATCGGAGATTTTGACAGCCAGCATGATGTTCAACTCAGGTTCCATAAGTTGCAATGGAATCACTGCCTTAATTTACTTTACATGTCTTATAAAACTTGTACTACTCTTAAGTtag
- the LOC108078252 gene encoding protein amalgam, which yields MIKAKDSTWLLLICLLIGQLYVPSQGSPIEGDQTDYQEDDYDYGDDGADDSSKGDVTDTLDITMPPPYFEENDLKIEAKPGDDVVLNCDARNFQLSNAVMWYKNKTIIANGQNAIGHRVECMPNNSIVLRDASAEDSDDYYCEILPQMVRQHTTLRVGARLSILCDDRDVTDRSQTFRQGDHHKLECRTYLPGENTIKWSFNGLRLESSPEDIKNGVVILDNIDEQNAGVYQCLGDDGSRYPPHGMVTVDVQYSPKVSTHRHHVNTEEGHTAELYCNYRANPIGRSYFIKDGKTLQLSEKYSLKDSAHNGHNRTTLVIREVGKEDLGEYLCQVENAIGSNEVKVHVSYNPETPQFEDMKVEGTKVTMHWLVRSRQPLSEAILDYQLTGSYTWSTVSVLQTHRHNHTEGIWKITHQLDLPRRGLWHARVKAKNTHGWSNFSPDHDFQIEEDDESIAAPDMDLPPEQIMQAGVGITRGAASALRQLPAITVACGVLLASLLLRVRL from the exons ATGATCAAAGCGAAAGACTCGACGTGGCTGTTGCTCATTTGTCTGCTAATTGGACAACTCTATG TGCCCAGCCAAGGATCCCCGATAGAAGGAGATCAAACAGACTATCAGGAAGATGACTACGATTACGGCGATGATGGCGCCGATGACTCATCGAAGGGCGATGTTACGGACACCTTGGATATCACAATGCCTCCGCCCTATTTCGAGGAGAACGATCTCAAGATCGAGGCCAAGCCAGGTGACGATGTGGTGCTCAACTGTGATGCCCGCAATTTCCAGC TGAGCAACGCTGTGATGTGGTACAAGAACAAGACTATCATTGCCAATGGCCAGAATGCCATTGGGCATCGCGTCGAGTGCATGCCCAACAACTCCATCGTACTGAGGGACGCCTCCGCCGAGGACTCCGATGACTACTACTGCGAGATCCTGCCCCAGATGGTCCGACAGCACACGACACTGCGGGTGGGCGCCCGGCTGTCGATCCTCTGCGACGATCGCGATGTTACGGATCGCTCGCAGACGTTCAGGCAGGGCGACCACCACAAGCTCGAGTGTCGGACGTATCTGCCGGGCGAGAATACCATCAAGTGGTCCTTTAAT GGCCTGCGTTTGGAATCCTCACCCGAGGACATCAAGAATGGCGTTGTTATTCTGGACAACATTGATGAGCAAAATGCTGGCGTGTATCAGTGCCTGGGGGACGATGGCAGTCGCTATCCTCCCCACGGCATGGTCACTGTTGATGTTCAGTACAGTCCCAAGGTGTCGACCCATCGGCATCATGTGAACACTGAAGAGGGTCACACCGCGGAACTGTACTGCAACTATCGGGCCAATCCCATTGGCAGGAGTTACTTCATCAAGGATGGCAAGACGTTGCAGCTGTCAGAGAAGTATTCTCTGAAGGATTCAGCTCACAATGGCCACAATCGCACCACGCTTGTCATCAGGGAAGTGGGAAAAGAGGATCTGGGCGAGTATCTGTGCCAGGTGGAGAATGCCATTGGCTCTAACGAGGTGAAGGTGCATGTCAGTTACAATCCAGAGACCCCTCAGTTCGAGGACATGAAGGTGGAGGGCACCAAGGTGACCATGCACTGGCTGGTGAGGAGTCGTCAGCCGCTCTCCGAGGCTATATTGGATTACCAGCTAACGGGG TCCTACACTTGGAGCACGGTCTCGGTGCTGCAGACGCATCGCCACAACCACACCGAGGGCATCTGGAAGATCACACATCAGCTGGACCTGCCCCGACGCGGCCTGTGGCATGCTCGCGTTAAGGCGAAGAACACCCATGGCTGGTCCAATTTCTCGCCGGATCACGATTTCCAAATCGAGGAAGATGATG AATCTATTGCTGCCCCCGATATGGATCTGCCGCCGGAGCAGATCATGCAGGCGGGCGTTGGCATTACCCGAGGGGCTGCGTCAGCCCTAAGGCAGCTGCCCGCGATTACTGTAGCCTGCGGCGTGCTCCTGGCCTCGCTCCTGCTGCGCGTCCGCCTCTAA
- the babos gene encoding uncharacterized protein babos, whose translation MMSRRSLLIAGLLLIVGCSAVLSFPQGLTEEEMQNDDFTYDDDDSAPSPQTKATSPTSPSEKVNKTLTATGIRGEDLVLKCDLDSKVLAESVILWYFGDNIIANGKTLVLSNFKLDPNYDLTILKASPQDAGSYHCLAVPSNSVVYTKVSIAEHSLDAIAPESSTSAAGSGSASCSLLLGWTLLGSTVLVLLGIGRH comes from the exons TTTTATCCTTTCCCCAAGGTTTAACCGAAGAAGAGATGCAGAATGACGATTTCAcctatgatgatgatgatagtGCGCCCTCTCCACAGACCAAAGCCACAAGTCCCACGAGTCCCAGCGAGAAAGTCAATAAAACTCTCACGGCAACGGGTATACGCGGCGAGGATTTGGTCCTGAAGTGCGATTTGGATAGCAAGG TGCTGGCAGAAAGCGTGATCTTGTGGTATTTCGGCGATAATATCATTGCCAATGGCAAGACCCTGGTGCTGTCCAACTTCAAGCTGGACCCCAATTACGATCTGACCATTCTAAAGGCAAGTCCCCAGGACGCTGGCAGCTACCACTGCCTGGCTGTGCCCTCCAATTCCGTGGTCTACACAAAGGTCTCCATTGCCGAACATTCCCTGGACGCCATTGCGCCGGAGAGCTCCACTTCCGCGGCAGGATCAGGATCTGCGAGCTGCAGTTTGCTGCTGGGCTGGACGTTGCTGGGCTCGACGGTCCTAGTGCTGCTGGGGATCGGCAGGcattag